Proteins from a genomic interval of Lysobacter stagni:
- a CDS encoding DEAD/DEAH box helicase — translation MPLDAFHPAVAAWFAKAFPAPTPAQARAWPAIRSGRNTLVAAPTGSGKTLTAFMTAIDMLVRQGLENAGSAGLFAGEAALLPDETFVVYISPLKALSNDIRINLEAPLAGIREELAAMGLPDVDVRTAVRTGDTPQAERALTRRKPPHILVTTPESLYVLLGSESGRAMLSTVRSVIVDEIHAVAASKRGSHLALSLERLEALCGHRLTRVGLSATQKPIAEVARYLVGTAHVAADGTPDCEIVDIGYTRQRDLALELPPTPLSAVMSTDQWEQVYSRLVELVEQHRTTLVFVNTRRMAERAAHNLAQKLGKDAVAAHHGSLSKELRLDAEQRLKRGELRVLVSTASLELGIDIGDVDLVCQLGSPRSIAAFLQRVGRSGHHVGGTPKGRLFPQTRDELIECAALLDGVRRGELDALAMPDAPLDVLSQQIVAEASCREWEEDALYEWVCRAWPYAALKREDFDAIVRMLAEGFTTRRGIRAGYLHRDAVNRVVRGRKGGRTTALMSGGTIPDTADYSVVVEPESVFIGTVNEDFAIESMAGDIFQLGNASYRILRVEPGKVRVEDAQGAPPSIPFWLGEAPGRTDELSYAVSRLREDVTARLQPMLEPLFSRERGEGRDERCDDVTEANGTLGVGSETHLIRVEDSDAFRWLTGELQLSDEAARQIIEYLASTAASLGAMPTQNTLVLERFFDESGGTQLVIHTPYGSRINRAWGLALRKRFCRKFNFELQAAATEDAIILSLSTAHSFPLIEVANYLHSSSAEHVLVQALLDAPLFGVRWRWAATTALALPRFVGGKKVPPQLQRMKSEDLLATVFPDQVACAENLVGEREVPDHPLVEQTLHDCLHEAMDLDGWLDVLRAMEAGEVQVVARDLSAPSPFAAEVLNARPYAFLDDAPLEERRTQAVQSRRYSDARSADDLGRLDADAIDAVREECWPQVRSADEMHEALMGLGAITAREVRENGWADWLARLVKAHRATKIEPPELDRPVGSRSPDGYGLWVAAERLPQMQAVFAEVAMHPSIEAPAEYAAQAWDREEALVELLRSRLTGLGPTPMQAIADDLSLPRGDVELALLRLQNEGYVMQGRFTPGIALDEWCERHLLARIHRYTLKRLRREIEPVAPRDFMRFLFDWQRVTPSARVNGPEALAGVLAQLEGFEAPASAWESELLPARVNDYSITWLDDLCTAGRTLWTRLRAGSSEGGAARGAARGSTPVRSTPVVLLPRRDAGVWTRLAPPPAADDALSSRAQKVVDYLGEHGASFFDELVTGAHLLRTELEDVLAELVARGRVHCDSYAGLRALLVPASKRASAHSGRRRRAALFGIEDAGRWALIRRPSTDTARSPEDIEHVARTLLRRYGVVCWRLLEREAQWLPPWRELVRVYHRLEARGEIRGGRFISGLSGEQFALPEAIGLMRQVRQKPEEGVVVTVSAVDPLNLVGTIVSGDKVPRLAGSRVLYRDGVPLATLVSGEVTLLVELPHDEEAAIRRTLLREPERSIAGFLAPVTSP, via the coding sequence ATGCCCCTGGACGCCTTCCACCCTGCGGTTGCTGCCTGGTTCGCCAAGGCTTTCCCGGCGCCCACGCCGGCGCAGGCGCGCGCGTGGCCGGCCATCCGCAGCGGCCGCAACACGCTGGTGGCCGCGCCGACGGGTTCGGGCAAGACGCTCACCGCCTTCATGACGGCCATCGACATGCTGGTGCGCCAGGGGCTGGAGAACGCCGGTTCGGCGGGTTTGTTCGCCGGCGAGGCCGCGTTACTGCCGGACGAGACCTTCGTCGTCTACATCTCACCGCTGAAGGCGCTGTCCAACGACATCCGCATCAACCTGGAGGCACCGCTGGCCGGCATCCGCGAGGAGCTGGCGGCGATGGGCCTGCCCGACGTGGACGTCCGCACCGCGGTGCGCACCGGCGATACGCCGCAGGCCGAACGTGCGCTAACGCGTCGCAAACCGCCGCACATCCTGGTCACCACGCCCGAATCCCTTTATGTGCTGCTGGGTTCCGAATCCGGCCGCGCGATGCTGTCCACGGTACGCAGCGTCATCGTCGACGAAATCCATGCCGTCGCCGCCAGCAAACGCGGCAGCCACCTGGCGCTGTCGCTGGAACGTCTGGAAGCACTGTGCGGCCATCGCCTCACGCGCGTGGGCCTGTCGGCCACGCAGAAGCCCATCGCGGAGGTCGCGCGTTACCTCGTCGGCACGGCCCATGTCGCCGCCGACGGGACGCCCGATTGCGAGATCGTCGACATCGGCTACACGCGCCAGCGCGACCTCGCGCTGGAACTGCCGCCCACGCCGCTCAGCGCGGTGATGTCGACCGACCAGTGGGAGCAGGTGTATTCGCGCCTGGTCGAACTGGTGGAGCAGCACCGCACCACGCTGGTGTTCGTGAACACACGACGCATGGCCGAGCGCGCCGCGCACAACCTGGCGCAGAAACTGGGCAAGGACGCCGTGGCCGCGCATCACGGCAGTCTGTCCAAGGAGTTGCGCCTGGATGCGGAGCAACGCCTCAAGCGCGGTGAGCTGCGCGTGCTGGTGTCGACGGCGTCGCTGGAACTGGGTATCGACATCGGCGACGTCGACCTGGTATGCCAGCTCGGATCGCCGCGTTCGATCGCCGCGTTCCTGCAGCGCGTGGGGCGTTCGGGCCACCATGTCGGCGGCACGCCGAAAGGGCGCCTGTTCCCGCAGACGCGCGATGAACTGATCGAGTGCGCGGCGCTGCTCGACGGCGTGCGGCGCGGTGAGCTCGATGCACTGGCCATGCCCGATGCGCCGCTGGACGTGCTTTCGCAGCAGATCGTCGCCGAGGCCTCGTGTCGCGAGTGGGAAGAGGATGCCCTCTACGAGTGGGTATGCCGTGCCTGGCCGTATGCGGCGCTCAAACGCGAGGATTTCGACGCCATCGTGCGCATGCTCGCAGAGGGCTTCACCACGCGCCGTGGCATCCGTGCCGGCTATCTGCATCGCGATGCGGTCAACCGCGTGGTGCGCGGGCGCAAGGGCGGTCGCACCACGGCGCTGATGTCGGGCGGCACCATTCCCGACACCGCCGATTACTCCGTCGTGGTGGAGCCCGAGTCGGTCTTCATCGGCACCGTCAACGAAGACTTCGCCATCGAGAGCATGGCCGGCGACATCTTCCAGCTGGGCAATGCCAGCTACCGCATCCTGCGCGTGGAGCCGGGCAAGGTGCGCGTGGAGGATGCGCAGGGCGCACCGCCCAGCATTCCGTTCTGGCTGGGCGAAGCGCCGGGTCGCACGGACGAACTGTCGTACGCCGTGTCGCGCCTGCGCGAAGACGTCACCGCGCGTCTGCAACCCATGCTTGAGCCCCTCTTCTCCCGGGAGAGGGGTGAGGGCAGGGACGAGCGATGCGATGACGTGACCGAGGCGAACGGAACGCTCGGAGTGGGAAGCGAAACCCACCTCATCCGCGTCGAAGACAGCGACGCTTTTCGCTGGCTCACCGGCGAGCTGCAGCTGTCCGACGAAGCGGCGCGCCAGATCATCGAATACCTCGCCAGCACCGCCGCGTCGCTGGGCGCCATGCCGACGCAGAACACGCTGGTCCTGGAGCGCTTCTTCGATGAGTCCGGCGGCACGCAGCTGGTCATCCACACGCCGTATGGCAGCCGCATCAATCGCGCCTGGGGCCTGGCGTTGCGCAAGCGCTTCTGCCGCAAGTTCAACTTCGAACTGCAGGCGGCCGCGACGGAGGACGCGATCATCCTGTCGCTGTCGACCGCGCACAGCTTCCCGCTGATCGAGGTCGCCAACTACCTGCATTCCTCATCGGCCGAGCACGTGCTGGTGCAGGCGCTGCTCGACGCGCCGCTGTTCGGCGTGCGCTGGCGCTGGGCGGCGACTACCGCACTGGCGCTCCCGCGGTTCGTCGGCGGCAAGAAAGTGCCGCCGCAGCTGCAGCGCATGAAGTCCGAGGACCTGCTGGCGACGGTGTTCCCGGATCAGGTCGCCTGTGCGGAGAACCTCGTCGGCGAGCGCGAGGTGCCCGACCATCCGCTGGTCGAGCAGACCCTGCACGATTGCCTGCACGAAGCGATGGACCTGGACGGTTGGCTCGACGTGCTTCGCGCGATGGAAGCGGGCGAGGTGCAGGTGGTCGCGCGCGACCTGAGTGCGCCGTCGCCCTTCGCGGCGGAGGTCCTCAACGCGCGGCCGTACGCCTTCCTCGATGATGCGCCGTTGGAGGAGCGTCGCACGCAGGCCGTGCAGAGCCGTCGCTACAGCGACGCCCGCAGCGCCGATGACCTGGGCCGCCTCGACGCCGACGCCATCGACGCAGTGCGCGAGGAATGCTGGCCGCAGGTGCGCAGTGCCGACGAAATGCACGAAGCGCTGATGGGGCTGGGCGCGATCACCGCGCGCGAAGTGCGCGAGAACGGCTGGGCCGACTGGCTTGCGCGACTGGTGAAGGCGCATCGCGCGACGAAGATCGAACCGCCGGAACTGGACAGGCCTGTCGGGTCGCGCAGTCCCGACGGTTACGGCCTGTGGGTCGCCGCCGAGCGCCTGCCGCAGATGCAGGCGGTGTTCGCCGAGGTGGCGATGCATCCGTCGATCGAAGCGCCGGCCGAGTACGCGGCCCAGGCTTGGGATCGCGAGGAAGCGCTGGTCGAACTCCTGCGTTCGCGCCTCACCGGGCTAGGGCCCACGCCCATGCAGGCGATTGCCGATGACCTGTCGCTGCCACGCGGCGATGTCGAGCTTGCCCTGCTGCGACTGCAGAACGAAGGCTACGTGATGCAGGGACGCTTCACGCCGGGTATCGCCCTGGACGAATGGTGCGAACGGCATCTGCTGGCGCGCATCCACCGCTACACGCTCAAGCGCCTGCGGCGGGAGATCGAACCGGTCGCGCCGCGCGACTTCATGCGCTTCCTGTTCGACTGGCAGCGCGTGACGCCTTCGGCGCGCGTCAACGGGCCCGAAGCGCTGGCGGGCGTGCTGGCGCAGCTGGAGGGCTTCGAAGCGCCTGCGTCTGCGTGGGAATCGGAACTCCTGCCGGCGCGTGTCAACGACTACTCCATCACCTGGCTGGACGATCTGTGCACCGCGGGTCGCACGTTGTGGACGCGCCTGCGTGCGGGCAGCAGCGAAGGCGGCGCCGCACGCGGCGCCGCACGCGGCAGCACGCCGGTGCGCTCCACGCCGGTGGTGCTGTTGCCCCGTCGTGACGCGGGCGTCTGGACGCGCCTGGCGCCGCCGCCGGCCGCGGATGACGCGCTGTCTTCGCGTGCGCAGAAGGTGGTGGACTACCTGGGCGAACACGGTGCCTCGTTCTTCGACGAACTCGTCACCGGCGCGCACCTGCTGCGCACCGAGCTGGAGGACGTGCTGGCCGAGCTGGTCGCGCGCGGCCGCGTGCACTGCGACAGTTATGCGGGCCTGCGTGCGCTGCTCGTGCCGGCGTCGAAGCGCGCGAGCGCACATTCCGGCCGGCGTCGCCGCGCCGCGCTGTTCGGGATCGAGGACGCAGGACGCTGGGCGCTGATCCGCCGGCCGTCAACGGACACCGCGCGGTCGCCGGAGGACATCGAACACGTCGCGCGCACGCTGCTGCGCCGGTATGGCGTGGTGTGCTGGCGCCTGCTCGAACGCGAGGCGCAATGGTTGCCGCCATGGCGCGAACTGGTGCGCGTCTACCACCGCCTGGAAGCGCGCGGAGAGATCCGTGGCGGCCGCTTCATCTCCGGGCTGTCGGGCGAGCAGTTCGCGCTGCCCGAAGCCATTGGATTGATGCGGCAGGTGCGCCAGAAACCCGAGGAAGGTGTGGTGGTCACCGTGTCGGCGGTCGATCCACTCAACCTGGTGGGCACCATCGTCAGCGGCGACAAGGTGCCGCGCCTGGCCGGCTCGCGCGTGCTGTACCGCGATGGCGTGCCGCTGGCCACGCTGGTGTCGGGCGAGGTGACGCTCCTGGTCGAGCTTCCGCACGACGAAGAGGCCGCCATCCGGCGCACGCTGTTGCGTGAGCCGGAGCGCTCCATCGCCGGATTCCTGGCGCCGGTGACCTCACCGTAG
- a CDS encoding glycerophosphodiester phosphodiesterase family protein yields MHRRPTLARGLFAAALLFAAVASPAAFADDAKVSHDRPRPSDPPGRHGLIVIGHRGASGYRPEHTLESYRLAIRQGADFIEPDLVATKDGVLVARHENEISGTTDVAAHPEFASRRATKTIDGVTLTGWFTEDFTLAELKTLRAKERIPAIRPDNTRFDGLYPIPTLAEVIALVKRESRNGRRIGIYPETKHPTYFAREGRRIDGKPIATSLGAKLVETLVAEGFTDPQRVYVQSFEIENLIELKKKLMPAAGIDLPLVQLYDDLQSAAPYDVAYHVAHGSNLPTLYGGLLQQVDGGLTASTRYGAFATEPVLAWMKANYASGIGPWKGSLLPRQALPAPVDANGDGKAELAGQGTGLVHPMLAFALKAGLQVHPYTLRAEETYLAQTPGGIAQSVVAEAVQLYGLGVQGFFIDQPDQGVLAREIFLEINRLRER; encoded by the coding sequence ATGCACCGCCGTCCCACGCTTGCCCGCGGCCTGTTCGCCGCCGCATTGCTGTTCGCCGCCGTCGCCAGTCCCGCCGCTTTCGCCGATGATGCGAAGGTGAGCCACGACCGTCCCCGTCCTTCCGACCCGCCCGGCCGCCACGGCCTGATCGTGATTGGCCACCGCGGCGCCAGCGGATACCGCCCGGAACACACGCTGGAGTCCTACCGCCTGGCGATCCGCCAGGGCGCGGATTTCATCGAGCCCGACCTGGTCGCCACGAAAGACGGCGTGCTGGTGGCGCGCCACGAGAACGAGATCTCCGGCACCACCGACGTTGCCGCGCATCCGGAATTCGCCTCGCGCCGGGCCACCAAGACCATCGACGGCGTGACGCTGACCGGCTGGTTCACCGAGGATTTCACGCTCGCCGAGTTGAAGACGTTGCGTGCGAAGGAGCGCATCCCGGCGATCCGTCCGGACAACACCCGCTTCGATGGCCTGTACCCGATCCCGACGCTGGCGGAGGTCATCGCGCTGGTGAAGCGCGAGAGCCGCAACGGCCGTCGCATCGGCATCTACCCCGAGACCAAGCACCCCACGTACTTCGCCCGCGAAGGGCGTCGCATCGATGGCAAACCCATCGCCACGTCGCTGGGCGCGAAGCTGGTCGAAACGCTGGTCGCCGAAGGATTCACCGATCCGCAACGCGTGTACGTGCAGAGCTTCGAGATCGAGAACCTGATCGAGCTGAAGAAGAAGCTCATGCCCGCCGCCGGCATCGATCTGCCGCTGGTGCAGCTGTACGACGATCTGCAAAGTGCGGCGCCTTACGACGTGGCGTACCACGTCGCGCACGGTTCGAACCTGCCCACGCTCTACGGCGGCCTGCTGCAGCAGGTGGACGGTGGCCTCACCGCATCCACGCGCTATGGCGCCTTCGCCACCGAGCCCGTGCTGGCGTGGATGAAGGCGAACTACGCCAGCGGCATCGGCCCATGGAAGGGCAGCCTGTTGCCGCGACAGGCGTTGCCCGCACCGGTGGACGCGAACGGCGATGGCAAGGCGGAGTTGGCCGGGCAGGGCACGGGGCTGGTGCATCCGATGCTGGCGTTCGCACTCAAGGCCGGATTGCAGGTGCATCCGTACACCCTGCGCGCGGAGGAAACGTATCTGGCCCAGACGCCCGGCGGTATCGCGCAGTCGGTCGTGGCCGAGGCCGTGCAGCTGTACGGACTGGGCGTGCAGGGTTTCTTCATCGACCAGCCCGACCAGGGCGTGCTGGCGCGCGAGATCTTCCTGGAGATCAACCGCCTGCGCGAACGCTGA
- a CDS encoding amino acid permease, with amino-acid sequence MRTWLRRKNIDQITQHEEGRRLVPTLSWPHLVALGIGAIVGTGIYTLIGVGADKAGPAVLLSFIVAGVVCACAALAYAEMSTMMPAAGSAYTYSYTVLGEAIAWVVGWSLILEYSLVVSTVAVGWSGYFVGFLEWVHTQTGWDVVLPAALAAGPHAGGVLNVPAIVITFLVAGMLIAGTRESATLNAVLVVFKLIALAVFIAVALPAFDSQNLHPFMPYGFPKSVDAQGVERGVMAAAAIIFFAFYGFDAISTAAEETKNPGRDLSIGIVGSMVGCTLIYVLVAMAAVGAMNYTVFGKSAEPLALIMRELGHGTAALVIGIVAVIALPTVLLAFFYGQSRIFFVMSRDGLLPRSLSKVNPRTGTPVAITVFTAILVAALAGVARLDEIAALANAGTLVAFIAVAVCLLVLRKRDPARPRVFRTPMAWVVGPLAIFGCLYLFWSLPHRTQLWFLVWNVVGVIVYVAYSRRTSLLAKGQEA; translated from the coding sequence ATGCGGACATGGCTCCGGCGCAAGAACATCGACCAGATCACGCAACATGAGGAAGGCCGGCGCCTGGTTCCCACGTTGAGCTGGCCACATCTGGTCGCGCTGGGCATCGGCGCCATCGTCGGCACCGGCATCTACACCCTCATCGGCGTGGGCGCGGACAAGGCCGGCCCGGCCGTGCTGCTGTCCTTCATCGTCGCCGGCGTGGTCTGCGCCTGTGCGGCGCTGGCCTACGCCGAGATGTCGACGATGATGCCGGCCGCCGGCAGCGCCTACACCTACAGCTACACCGTGCTCGGCGAGGCCATCGCCTGGGTCGTGGGCTGGAGCCTGATCCTGGAGTACTCGCTGGTCGTCAGCACCGTGGCGGTGGGCTGGTCGGGCTACTTCGTCGGCTTCCTGGAATGGGTGCACACACAAACAGGATGGGACGTAGTCCTGCCTGCCGCGCTGGCCGCCGGTCCGCACGCCGGTGGCGTGCTCAACGTGCCGGCCATCGTCATCACCTTCCTGGTCGCCGGCATGCTGATCGCGGGCACGCGCGAGAGCGCCACGCTCAACGCGGTGCTGGTGGTGTTCAAGCTGATCGCGCTGGCGGTGTTCATCGCCGTCGCGCTGCCGGCGTTCGACAGCCAGAACCTGCACCCGTTCATGCCGTACGGCTTCCCCAAGTCGGTCGACGCACAGGGCGTGGAGCGCGGCGTGATGGCCGCGGCAGCGATCATCTTCTTCGCCTTCTACGGATTCGATGCGATCTCCACCGCGGCGGAGGAAACCAAGAACCCCGGCCGCGACCTGTCGATCGGCATCGTCGGTTCGATGGTCGGCTGCACGCTGATCTACGTGCTGGTGGCGATGGCGGCGGTGGGCGCGATGAACTACACCGTGTTCGGCAAGAGCGCCGAACCGCTGGCACTGATCATGCGTGAGCTGGGCCACGGCACGGCGGCGCTGGTGATCGGCATCGTCGCGGTGATCGCGCTGCCGACCGTGCTGCTGGCCTTCTTCTACGGCCAGAGCCGCATCTTCTTCGTGATGTCGCGCGACGGCCTGCTGCCCCGCAGCCTGTCGAAGGTGAACCCGCGCACCGGCACGCCGGTGGCCATCACGGTGTTCACGGCCATCCTCGTGGCCGCGCTGGCCGGCGTGGCGCGCCTGGACGAGATCGCCGCGCTCGCCAATGCCGGCACGCTGGTCGCGTTCATCGCGGTGGCGGTGTGCCTGCTGGTGCTGCGCAAGCGCGACCCGGCGCGTCCGCGCGTGTTCCGCACGCCGATGGCGTGGGTGGTGGGCCCGCTCGCGATCTTCGGCTGTCTGTACCTGTTCTGGAGCCTGCCGCATCGCACGCAGCTGTGGTTCCTCGTGTGGAACGTGGTCGGCGTGATCGTGTACGTCGCCTACAGCCGTCGCACGAGCCTGCTGGCGAAGGGTCAGGAGGCATAG
- a CDS encoding GNAT family N-acetyltransferase: MPDVVIALQQVETTVHVDIARELFREYAHAIGTDLEYQGFSSELDALPSPYVPPNGALLIARVDGDVAGCVAMRPLGAGIGEMKRLYVRPAFRAYGLGRRLVEAVIDAARRAGCSELRLDTLATMTAAQALYERLGFVEIAPYNTTHLPGTRFYALRLGVDAGE, translated from the coding sequence ATGCCCGACGTCGTCATCGCATTGCAGCAGGTCGAAACCACGGTGCACGTGGACATCGCGCGCGAGTTGTTCCGCGAATACGCGCACGCCATCGGCACCGATCTGGAATACCAGGGCTTCTCGTCGGAGCTGGACGCGCTGCCTTCACCGTACGTGCCGCCCAATGGCGCGCTGTTGATCGCACGGGTCGATGGCGATGTCGCGGGCTGCGTGGCGATGCGTCCGCTCGGGGCTGGCATCGGCGAAATGAAGCGGTTGTACGTGCGGCCCGCGTTCCGCGCGTACGGACTGGGGCGCCGACTGGTGGAAGCGGTGATCGACGCCGCGCGCCGTGCCGGTTGCAGCGAACTGCGTCTGGATACGCTGGCGACGATGACCGCGGCGCAGGCGCTGTACGAACGCCTCGGCTTCGTCGAGATCGCGCCCTACAACACGACGCACCTGCCGGGCACACGGTTCTACGCGTTGCGCCTGGGAGTCGATGCGGGGGAGTAG
- a CDS encoding DUF885 domain-containing protein, with protein sequence MRRAVLALLCLAALSHVPPTFAAQTQPQSIGELIDAQTMDTVRHDPELRTLLGIAGDGIDLSGQLTDVSLPRRAALREQMQRNLDALQQQAERAPPTGQDRWSYGLTVWLYRTQLDLMRFDWAPAWLPAGASTYAVDQLFSVPVTLPQFMENQHAVRDEASARAYIARLQAIATKLEQIRANFDLQASHGVLPPQVALEGAAAQVRSLLQPAPDASPFVLSFKRKLDKVPALTSERRDALLASAVEAVRDYTNPAYQRLLARLDGAIARKPGNHGLWALPDGDAYYDAALRWNTSTNLDADQIHRIGVDEVARIEKEMDALLRRQGLSRGTVGERMAALVKDPRFQYADSEAGREELMGDIRRRLTALEPHVPQYFGRVPPQPLEVRAVPEQSQATAPGAWYVQPAMDGSRPGIYFINLGNREANTRWSLPTLTYHEGSPGHHFQISIGQTLTGLPMLRRSLNPSAFSEGWALYAEQLAYEMGLYRDDPWGDLGRLRAEMFRSVRLVVDTGLHRKRWTPERAIDYMRAKTGMPESEVRTEVYRYLVQPGQACSYKIGHLKFVELRERARRELGPRFDIRAFHDLVLGNGALPLAVLEASVDDWIATLKREDG encoded by the coding sequence ATGCGTCGTGCCGTCCTCGCGCTGCTCTGCCTTGCCGCGCTGTCCCACGTTCCGCCCACCTTCGCTGCCCAGACACAGCCGCAATCCATCGGCGAACTGATCGACGCGCAGACGATGGACACCGTGCGCCACGACCCGGAGCTGCGCACGCTGCTGGGCATCGCCGGCGACGGGATCGATCTGTCCGGCCAGCTCACCGACGTGTCGCTGCCACGCCGCGCCGCGTTGCGGGAACAGATGCAACGCAATCTGGACGCGCTGCAGCAGCAGGCCGAACGCGCGCCGCCGACCGGACAGGACCGATGGAGCTACGGCCTGACGGTGTGGCTCTACCGGACGCAACTGGACCTGATGCGCTTTGACTGGGCACCCGCGTGGCTGCCCGCAGGCGCGTCCACCTATGCGGTGGACCAGTTGTTCAGCGTGCCGGTGACGCTGCCGCAGTTCATGGAGAACCAGCACGCCGTCCGCGACGAAGCCAGTGCGCGTGCGTACATCGCCCGTCTTCAGGCCATCGCGACGAAGCTGGAACAGATCCGCGCCAACTTCGATCTGCAGGCCAGCCACGGCGTGTTGCCGCCGCAGGTCGCGCTGGAAGGTGCGGCCGCACAGGTCCGCAGCCTGCTGCAGCCGGCGCCGGACGCCAGTCCCTTCGTGCTGTCGTTCAAGCGCAAGCTCGACAAGGTGCCCGCGCTGACCAGTGAGCGTCGCGACGCGTTGCTGGCCAGTGCCGTCGAAGCGGTGCGCGACTACACCAACCCCGCCTATCAGCGCCTGCTCGCGCGGCTGGACGGAGCCATTGCGCGCAAGCCGGGCAACCACGGTCTCTGGGCGCTCCCGGATGGCGATGCCTACTACGACGCCGCGCTGCGCTGGAACACCAGCACGAACCTCGACGCCGACCAGATCCATCGCATCGGCGTGGATGAAGTGGCGCGCATCGAAAAGGAAATGGACGCGCTGCTCCGTCGCCAGGGCCTGAGCCGGGGCACGGTCGGCGAGCGCATGGCGGCGCTGGTGAAGGACCCGCGCTTCCAGTACGCCGACTCCGAAGCCGGCCGCGAAGAACTGATGGGCGACATCCGTCGCCGCCTCACCGCGCTGGAGCCGCACGTGCCGCAGTACTTCGGCCGCGTGCCACCACAGCCGCTGGAAGTGCGTGCAGTGCCGGAACAGTCACAGGCGACCGCGCCGGGTGCGTGGTACGTGCAACCGGCGATGGACGGCTCGCGTCCCGGCATCTACTTCATCAATCTGGGCAACCGGGAGGCGAACACGCGCTGGAGCCTGCCCACGCTCACCTATCACGAAGGCTCGCCCGGTCATCACTTCCAGATTTCCATCGGCCAGACACTGACCGGCCTGCCGATGCTGCGGCGCAGTCTCAATCCCAGCGCCTTCAGCGAAGGCTGGGCGCTGTACGCCGAACAACTGGCGTATGAGATGGGCCTGTACCGCGACGACCCGTGGGGCGACCTGGGGCGGCTGCGCGCCGAGATGTTCCGCTCGGTGCGACTGGTGGTGGACACCGGTCTGCACCGCAAGCGCTGGACGCCCGAACGGGCCATCGACTACATGCGCGCCAAGACGGGCATGCCCGAGTCGGAAGTGCGCACCGAGGTCTACCGCTATCTGGTGCAACCGGGCCAGGCGTGTTCGTACAAGATCGGCCACCTGAAGTTCGTCGAACTGCGCGAACGCGCGCGACGCGAACTCGGCCCGCGCTTCGACATCCGTGCCTTCCACGACCTGGTGCTCGGCAACGGCGCGCTTCCGCTGGCCGTCCTGGAAGCTTCCGTGGACGACTGGATCGCCACCCTCAAGCGCGAGGATGGCTGA
- a CDS encoding NAD-dependent protein deacetylase encodes MSAAPNSVAPSAERLREWLAPRERVFVLTGAGCSTGSGIPDYRDADGQWKRTPPVTYQVFTGDPLTNARYWARSFIGWPRIAQAQPNAVHRALALWETQGRQSVLLTQNVDGLHQRAGSRSVIDLHGRLDGVVCLGCGVPSQRAALQERLADLNPEWAGLDAATAPDGDADLEGRDFRSFRVPPCAHCGGMLKPDVVFFGENVPRERSRRATEALQASDALLVIGSSLMVYSGFRFARMANEAGLPIAILNRGRTRADDLAGLKIEEDAGTVLEAALA; translated from the coding sequence ATGTCCGCCGCACCCAACTCCGTCGCTCCTTCGGCCGAACGCCTGCGCGAATGGCTGGCGCCGCGCGAACGCGTGTTCGTCCTCACCGGGGCCGGCTGCAGCACCGGTTCAGGCATTCCGGACTATCGCGATGCCGACGGCCAGTGGAAGCGCACGCCGCCGGTCACCTACCAGGTCTTCACCGGCGACCCGCTGACCAACGCCCGCTACTGGGCGCGCAGCTTCATCGGCTGGCCGCGGATAGCGCAGGCGCAGCCCAACGCCGTGCACCGCGCCCTCGCCCTGTGGGAAACGCAGGGGCGCCAGTCGGTGCTGCTCACGCAGAACGTCGACGGCCTGCACCAGCGCGCCGGCAGCCGGTCGGTGATCGACCTGCACGGCCGGCTGGACGGCGTCGTCTGCCTGGGGTGCGGTGTCCCATCGCAACGCGCTGCGCTGCAGGAGCGTCTTGCCGACCTGAATCCGGAATGGGCCGGCCTCGACGCCGCCACCGCACCGGACGGCGACGCCGATCTGGAAGGGCGCGACTTCCGTTCCTTCCGTGTTCCACCGTGCGCGCACTGCGGCGGCATGCTCAAGCCCGACGTGGTGTTCTTCGGCGAGAACGTGCCGCGCGAACGCAGCCGGCGGGCAACGGAGGCATTGCAGGCGTCCGATGCGTTGCTGGTGATCGGATCGTCGTTGATGGTGTACTCGGGCTTCCGCTTCGCGCGCATGGCGAACGAGGCCGGGCTTCCGATCGCGATCCTCAACCGCGGGCGCACGCGTGCGGATGATCTGGCGGGGCTGAAGATCGAGGAAGACGCCGGCACGGTGCTGGAAGCGGCACTGGCCTGA